GCATTGAGTTTATTCACAATGCAACCCTCTTGCACGATGATGTGATAGATGAAAGCATGCGCCGGCGTGGCGTTCCTAGTGCTAATGCCATATGGGGCGACAAGGCCAGCATTCTTGTGGGAGATTTTCTTTTTAGCAGGGCCTTTGAATTGATGGTTGGAGGTGAAGATGGGTCAATGGATGTTTTAGCGATCCTCTCTCAAACCGCTTCTTTGCTTATTGAAGGCGAAGTACAGCAACTCACCTTAATGAATAACACGGAAATGACCCAAGAGGTGTATCTAGAAATTATTCGTGCCAAAACAGCTCGTTTATTTGCGGCCAGTTGCGAAATTGGGGGTGTAATTGCCAAATGTTCTCCCAAACAACGCCAGGCTTTAGCGGACTATGGGATGAATCTGGGAATTGCCTTTCAATTGGTGGATGATATCCTGGATTATCAGTCAAATTCTGAGACGCTCGGAAAAGATATCGGCACTGATTTTCGGGAAGGAAAAATGACACTGCCTGTGATTTACGCCTATGCTTTAGGAAGCAATAAAGAACAGCAATTTTGGCAGCGCACTATCGCTGAATGCAAGCAAGAAGAGGAAGACTTTTCTGAGGCCCTTGCATACCTACAACAGCACGATGTGTTTGCTAAAACCTCAAAACTTGCTGAAGAGTTTGTCAGAAAAGCCCAGTACGCATTGGTTCCATTTGGTAAGGGTCAGCCATGGGATTTATTTGCAGAAGTTGTGGCTTCTTCTGTTAAGCGGTCTTACTAGCAAAGCATAGCCTTGGAGTGCAAAATCCAGCTATCCGATTATCCAATTATTTTGGGTGTGGCTATTGCGTATTGCGGAGAACGTGAACACCTTCGGCGGAGATCGTGAACGGTTCAACCACTCCTTCAGTGACAACTCGTCATAAAAAAAAATTGTTCACGCATCAATCATTTTTTTCACTTTTCTCATCGAATCTCCTTTCAGTTCAAATTTTATAGATCTACCCAAAATACGATCTAAAATGGTTCTGTCGCATCTGTTGTGCTCAGCGACAATTAGAATTGCGGATTGTGTCGTTTGCGCCACACTACTAGCAATCAAGTTAATCATTTGTCTGTATCCTTTATTTTTCAACTGTTTCATCCTAATTTTCATTTTTTTGATCCTGGTCATTTTTGCAACACACTTTTGTGTTGCCTCATTTAAAAATCTTACCTCTGACAAGCTGTTGCCTCACATAAAATC
This window of the Pseudomonadota bacterium genome carries:
- a CDS encoding polyprenyl synthetase family protein is translated as MSVNTLLTTDPEIKPEVSPIQQLASYVETDLGRVQDLMQNRTDSHVPLIPKLAGHIITAGGKYFRALLTLATAKACGYRGDRHVELAACIEFIHNATLLHDDVIDESMRRRGVPSANAIWGDKASILVGDFLFSRAFELMVGGEDGSMDVLAILSQTASLLIEGEVQQLTLMNNTEMTQEVYLEIIRAKTARLFAASCEIGGVIAKCSPKQRQALADYGMNLGIAFQLVDDILDYQSNSETLGKDIGTDFREGKMTLPVIYAYALGSNKEQQFWQRTIAECKQEEEDFSEALAYLQQHDVFAKTSKLAEEFVRKAQYALVPFGKGQPWDLFAEVVASSVKRSY